ACACCACGGGCGACGACCGGGATCCTCACATGATCGCGACCGCGGACCGGCTGTTCGTCTACGCCGGGAGCGTCGCATGGACCGGACGGTGGGATGACCCGGATGGTGGAGTCCGCATAATACAGACCCGATGCGCGGTCAGCGAGAACGGGGAGACCTGGTCCGAACCGAGGCCGGTCTACCGGGAGGGGTACTGGTTGTGGGGCGTCGGTCGCGCGAATGACCGGTTCTACGGGCTCGCCTACGGGAACGAACCGGGGGACCGGCATGGCCGGCCCAGCGAACTCCACCTGGTGCGGTCCGCCGACGGGCTGGACTGGGACCTGGTGTCTGTGGTCACGAAAAACGGGAGTGAGGCCACTTTTCGGATCGCGGCCGATGGTGCCATGCGCGTGGCCATCCGAGGCGGCAACGACAACAGGTTCACCATGGCCACCGCGAAGCCACCGTACACGGACTGGTGGCTCCAGGACCTCGGCAAGGTGATCCCGGCGCCCCTTCTCGTGGAAGTCGGCGGACGGGAATACGTGATCGGCCGGCAGCACCTGCGGGACCCGGGAGGGCCGGGTGATTCGGGCGATCAGGATGGATCGGGAGATCCCACGGACCGGGAACGGATCGTCGACCGGCGCACGAGCATCTGGCGGCTGGAGGGCGAAGGAGTCGTCCATGTCCTCGACCTCCCGTCCGGTGGCGACACGTCCTACGTGGGTGTAGTACAACAGGAGGACGGCGCCCTGTTGCTCAGCTACTACTCGCAGCACGAAGTGGAGACCGGCGAGAAACACTTTCTCTATCCCGCCAACATCTATCTGGCAAAGGTCAGGCTGTGAGCGGAAAGTGGGTCAGGCCGTGAGACAGGAACTCGGCCTCGATGCGCGTCCACGGGAATTAGAACGGGAGATACCATGCCACTAAGCGCCATACGGACAGGCGAGCGGTTCACCGACGACGAGACCGGGCATATCCGCCGCTGCTTTCAGCGGGACGGGTACTACGCCTTCGGCAGGCTGATGGAGGACGAGGAAGTGGAGGCCCTGCGCGCGGACATGCAGCGCAAGTGGGACGACCCCCGCATGTACGAACCGGCGCGGGACCAGATCCGCGGCACCAGCCTGATGCGCATGTTCGAGTACTCCTACGCCTTTCGCGACCTGATCGTCCGCGAGCCCTTCGCGAGCCTGGCGGAATCGATTCTCGGCGACGACTGCCACTGCATGTCCCAGAACGCGCTCTACACGCCGCCCAATCCCAAGGCCCTCGCGGACGGTCCGGGAGGATGGCACCTGGACGACCTGGTCCACTTCCCCCTGCCCGAAGGCGTGCCGCGCCATGACCCCGCAGTCCCGCCGCCCTGTTTCGTCGTGCAGATCTTCACGCCGCTGACCGATGTGGAGGCCGTCCGTTACGGCCCGACCCAGGTCGTCCCGGGAACCCACTTCGCGGGCCGCCAGCCCCACGAGCAGGACCGGCCGGAATTCGAAGGCCGGGGGCCCCACTCCTTCCTCGTCCGGAAGGGCGACGCCTACATGTTCAACAACCAGGTCTGGCACCGCGGGGCACCGAACGCGTCCGACCGCACCCGGCTCATGGCCGGCGTCACCTACAGCAAGCGGTTCATCGCCCAGAAACTCTACCCCTTCATCGACTACCGCATGCCCGACCACGTGTGGGCCGAGGCATCGCCCCGCCTGCAGCGCATGCTGGGCAGGCACAGTAAAGGAGCGTACGGCTGATGGCTGATAAAGCGACGCGGTCCGAACGATCCAGGCAGTCCGCGGAATTCGCGGGGCGCACCGCCCTGGTAACCGGCGGTTCCCGGGGGATCGGTCGTTCCACGTGTGTCATGCTGGCGGAACACGGCGCCCGGGTGGCGGTCAACTACACGCGCAACGAGGAAGCGGCGAAAACGGCCCTCGGCATGGTGGTGGAGGCTGGCGCCGAGGGCATGATCGTACAGGCCGACGTATCATCCGAAGCCGACGTGGATCGCATGGCCTCGGAGGTGCGGTCGCGCCTGGGACCCGTCGACCTGCTGGTCAACAACGCGGGGATCGCGAAGAACCAGGCCCACTCGGAGCTCGCCTTCGCCGACTGGAAACGCATGTTCGAGGTGAACGTGGACGGGGTGTTCCTGGCGACCTGGGCGGTTAAGGACGAGATGATCGCCCGTGGATTCGGCCGCATCGTCAACGTGGCTTCGCTCGCCGGCATCATCCTGAAGAAGGACATGATCCATTACGCCACGACCAAGGCGGCGGTGATTTCCCTCACGCGACACTGTGCCGAGGCCTTCGCGCCCCACAACGTCCGCGTGAACTGCGTGGCCCCGGGCCTGACCGATACCGACCTGGCCGGGTCCGGCAACCCGG
The Gemmatimonadota bacterium genome window above contains:
- a CDS encoding phytanoyl-CoA dioxygenase family protein, which produces MPLSAIRTGERFTDDETGHIRRCFQRDGYYAFGRLMEDEEVEALRADMQRKWDDPRMYEPARDQIRGTSLMRMFEYSYAFRDLIVREPFASLAESILGDDCHCMSQNALYTPPNPKALADGPGGWHLDDLVHFPLPEGVPRHDPAVPPPCFVVQIFTPLTDVEAVRYGPTQVVPGTHFAGRQPHEQDRPEFEGRGPHSFLVRKGDAYMFNNQVWHRGAPNASDRTRLMAGVTYSKRFIAQKLYPFIDYRMPDHVWAEASPRLQRMLGRHSKGAYG
- a CDS encoding glucose 1-dehydrogenase — translated: MADKATRSERSRQSAEFAGRTALVTGGSRGIGRSTCVMLAEHGARVAVNYTRNEEAAKTALGMVVEAGAEGMIVQADVSSEADVDRMASEVRSRLGPVDLLVNNAGIAKNQAHSELAFADWKRMFEVNVDGVFLATWAVKDEMIARGFGRIVNVASLAGIILKKDMIHYATTKAAVISLTRHCAEAFAPHNVRVNCVAPGLTDTDLAGSGNPGMIDRLIASTPMGRMALPGEMASVIRFLLSEDSSFVTGQTVTACGGRS